One genomic region from Candidatus Defluviilinea gracilis encodes:
- a CDS encoding radical SAM protein, whose translation MNALDTLIELSSQMELEHAEESRGGRAQAVETKPACFTPKARPEFTEREKRAAFTHPAQLPNGKQVVLLKTLLTSACERDCYYCPFRAGRDFRRATFKPQEFAELFMKMNKAKMAEGIFLSSGIAAGGANTQNRIIDTAEILRKKLGFRGYMHLKIMPGAEKGQVERMMQLADRVSINLEAPNTERLARLAPHKIFIEELLRPLKWVEEIRRSQPAHKFWNGKYPSTVTQFVAGGSDESDLELLTTTNWLMKNVRLTRAYFSAFHPIRDTPLENKAAVDPLREHRLYQASFLLRDYGFDLEDMPFTQNENLPLHTDPKMAWAQMNLKGKPVEINKAEKRDLFRIPGIGPKHADAILQARRTAKLRDLTALRKMGIVVARVSPFVLLDGRRAESQMAMF comes from the coding sequence ATGAACGCTCTGGATACTTTGATCGAACTTTCCAGTCAAATGGAATTGGAACATGCGGAAGAATCGCGCGGTGGTCGAGCGCAAGCAGTCGAGACCAAACCCGCCTGCTTCACTCCAAAGGCTCGCCCTGAGTTTACCGAACGGGAAAAACGCGCCGCGTTCACCCATCCCGCCCAACTCCCCAATGGAAAACAAGTCGTCCTGCTGAAAACACTGCTCACCTCCGCCTGCGAACGGGATTGTTACTACTGTCCCTTCCGCGCGGGACGCGACTTCCGCCGCGCCACGTTCAAGCCGCAGGAATTTGCCGAGTTGTTCATGAAGATGAACAAGGCGAAAATGGCGGAAGGGATTTTTCTCAGTTCGGGCATTGCCGCGGGCGGAGCGAACACACAAAACAGAATCATTGACACGGCGGAGATACTCCGCAAGAAACTTGGCTTCCGCGGATACATGCACCTCAAGATCATGCCTGGCGCCGAGAAGGGACAGGTCGAGCGCATGATGCAACTCGCCGACCGCGTCTCGATCAACCTCGAAGCGCCGAACACCGAACGGCTGGCAAGACTCGCCCCGCATAAAATTTTCATCGAAGAGTTACTTCGCCCGTTGAAGTGGGTCGAGGAGATTCGACGAAGCCAACCCGCGCACAAATTCTGGAATGGGAAATATCCGTCAACTGTTACGCAGTTCGTGGCGGGCGGCTCGGATGAATCTGATCTGGAATTATTGACGACAACCAACTGGCTGATGAAAAACGTCCGTCTCACACGAGCATATTTTTCCGCCTTCCACCCCATCCGTGATACGCCGCTCGAAAACAAAGCCGCCGTGGATCCGTTGCGTGAGCATCGCTTGTATCAAGCCTCATTCCTGTTGCGTGATTACGGCTTCGATTTGGAAGACATGCCGTTCACACAAAACGAGAATCTCCCCCTCCACACTGATCCAAAAATGGCGTGGGCGCAAATGAACTTGAAAGGGAAGCCAGTTGAAATCAACAAAGCAGAAAAGCGCGACCTATTCCGCATCCCTGGCATTGGACCCAAACACGCGGACGCAATCCTGCAAGCGCGCCGCACAGCGAAACTCCGCGACCTGACCGCCCTCCGCAAAATGGGAATCGTTGTCGCTCGCGTTTCCCCATTTGTTTTGTTGGATGGCAGGCGAGCGGAGAGTCAGATGGCGATGTTTTGA
- a CDS encoding antibiotic biosynthesis monooxygenase gives MYGLIGKINAIKGQRDVLIAILLNGVNDMPGCLSYVIAHDSTDEDAIWVTEVWDSQESHRASLTLPSVQQAIARGKSFIAGFGERYETHPVGGHGI, from the coding sequence ATGTACGGTTTGATCGGGAAAATAAATGCGATAAAAGGACAGCGCGATGTATTGATTGCCATCCTGCTGAACGGCGTCAATGACATGCCTGGCTGTTTGAGTTATGTGATCGCGCATGATTCCACAGACGAAGACGCAATTTGGGTCACAGAAGTGTGGGACAGCCAAGAGAGTCATCGCGCGTCACTGACATTACCTTCCGTTCAACAAGCCATCGCGCGCGGAAAATCATTCATCGCGGGCTTTGGTGAACGCTACGAAACTCATCCCGTAGGTGGTCACGGTATTTAA
- a CDS encoding trypsin-like peptidase domain-containing protein, which yields MSNPFTEFSNYLTAAVEKGGESAVTVDARKRYPASGIAYAEDLVLTADHVVTREDVKVILPDGKSLSATIAGRDAGSDLALLRLAEKALKPAKTSNDVKVGQLVLALGRPNTSGIQASWGIVTAIAGPARTHRGGLLDEYISTETTPYPGFSGGPLVNTEGEVIGLNTSGLGRGSSLTIPAKVAWRIADELAKHGSVKRGYLGVRTQPVEIPEAARKSLKREQKSGLLILWLEENGPAQKGGLFVGDTIVAVAGQPVSDPDDLFASLKSDTVGKSVVVEVLRGGKAENVNVTVGERK from the coding sequence ATGTCCAATCCATTTACTGAATTTTCAAACTACCTAACTGCCGCTGTTGAGAAGGGCGGCGAAAGCGCTGTCACTGTTGATGCGCGCAAACGTTATCCCGCAAGCGGAATCGCGTATGCAGAAGATCTCGTCCTCACCGCCGATCATGTGGTGACGCGCGAAGACGTCAAAGTGATTCTGCCCGACGGCAAGAGTCTCTCCGCGACAATTGCAGGGCGCGATGCGGGTTCAGACCTTGCTCTCTTGCGACTCGCGGAAAAAGCACTCAAGCCCGCAAAGACATCGAACGATGTGAAAGTCGGTCAACTTGTGCTTGCCCTTGGACGACCAAACACATCGGGCATACAAGCCTCGTGGGGAATCGTCACCGCGATTGCGGGACCCGCGCGCACGCATCGCGGCGGCTTGCTCGATGAATACATCTCAACCGAAACAACTCCGTATCCTGGCTTCTCTGGCGGTCCGCTCGTCAACACCGAGGGCGAAGTCATTGGCTTGAACACATCGGGTCTCGGGCGCGGCTCGTCGCTGACCATCCCTGCTAAAGTGGCATGGCGCATTGCGGATGAACTCGCCAAGCATGGCTCGGTCAAGCGCGGCTATCTCGGCGTCCGCACACAGCCTGTTGAAATCCCCGAAGCCGCGCGCAAGAGTCTCAAGCGCGAACAGAAAAGCGGATTGCTCATCTTGTGGCTCGAAGAAAACGGGCCCGCGCAAAAAGGCGGTTTGTTCGTCGGCGATACCATCGTCGCGGTTGCGGGTCAACCCGTCAGCGACCCCGATGATCTCTTCGCCTCGCTCAAGAGCGACACCGTTGGCAAATCAGTTGTCGTTGAAGTTCTGCGCGGCGGCAAGGCTGAGAATGTCAACGTGACGGTGGGCGAGCGCAAGTGA
- a CDS encoding DEAD/DEAH box helicase family protein → MNEAETRADLIDPQLAKAGWGVLDDSRILRERHITAGKIQTGGKRAKPLITDYILVYKGRQLAVVEAKSNEYSVGEGVGQAKEYAAKLQIAFTYAANGVEIYQINMLTGAEGLVKNFPTPEELWEQTFAPNEWEERFNPVPFEDISGTKPPRYYQEIAVNNALQAIAENKNRILLTLATGTGKTTIAFHIVWKLYQTRWNLKRDASRRPRVLFLADRNILADQAFSEFTRYSAFPDDALVRIKPDEIRKQGRVPTNGSVFFTIFQTFMSGPNDTPNFGEYPADYFDFIIIDECHRGGANDESNWRGILEYFSPAVQLGLTATPKRKDNVDTYKYFGEPVYVYSLKEGINDGFLTPFKVRRMQSTLDEYIYTSDDTVIEGEVEAGKRYTESDFNRIIEIKEREADRVRRFMSEINQNEKAIVFCATQDHAAAVRDLINQFKKNPDPMYCVRVTANDGALGEQYLEQFKDNDRTIPTILTTSQKLSTGVDARNIRNIILMRPINSMIEFKQIIGRGTRLFDGKEYFTIYDFVDAHHHFADPEWDGDPEEPVETPAPIDRPPRKTKEPPEGYEPKVKLKIKLRDGKERQIEHMSSTLYYSADGRPISAQQFVENLYGVLPAFFQSEEELRKIWSNPVTRKTLLEELEKAGFGKEELSIAQSLINAENSDLLDVLEYISFLQPPISRELRVAKSQSKIFAALTNEQKQFVEFVLSKYIETGVEELDQEKLPHLLTLKYKAIEDAKEILGTIDSIRKLFVEFQGRLYQPITSS, encoded by the coding sequence ATGAACGAAGCCGAAACCCGCGCCGATTTAATTGACCCGCAACTCGCCAAAGCAGGCTGGGGCGTCCTGGATGACTCGCGCATTTTGCGCGAACGTCACATCACGGCGGGAAAAATCCAAACAGGCGGAAAACGCGCCAAGCCGCTCATCACCGATTACATACTGGTTTACAAAGGGCGGCAACTCGCTGTCGTCGAAGCCAAGAGCAACGAGTATTCGGTCGGCGAAGGAGTCGGTCAAGCCAAAGAGTACGCCGCAAAACTTCAAATCGCCTTCACCTACGCCGCCAACGGGGTAGAAATTTATCAGATCAACATGCTCACAGGCGCGGAAGGTCTCGTCAAAAACTTCCCCACGCCCGAAGAACTCTGGGAGCAAACCTTCGCCCCCAACGAATGGGAAGAACGCTTCAACCCCGTCCCCTTTGAAGATATCAGCGGCACGAAGCCTCCGCGCTACTATCAGGAGATCGCCGTCAACAACGCCCTGCAAGCCATCGCCGAAAACAAAAATCGGATTCTCCTCACGCTGGCGACGGGAACAGGCAAGACGACCATCGCCTTTCACATCGTTTGGAAACTCTACCAGACGCGCTGGAACTTAAAACGAGACGCTTCGCGCCGACCCCGCGTCCTGTTTCTGGCTGACCGAAACATTCTCGCCGACCAGGCTTTTTCCGAATTCACCCGCTACTCCGCCTTCCCCGACGATGCGCTCGTGCGAATCAAACCTGATGAAATCCGCAAACAAGGACGCGTCCCAACCAACGGCAGTGTCTTCTTCACCATCTTTCAAACTTTCATGTCAGGTCCGAACGACACACCGAACTTTGGGGAGTATCCCGCCGATTATTTCGACTTCATCATTATAGACGAATGTCATCGCGGCGGCGCCAACGACGAATCGAACTGGCGCGGCATTCTCGAATATTTTTCGCCCGCCGTGCAACTCGGTCTCACCGCCACGCCCAAACGCAAAGACAACGTGGATACCTACAAATATTTCGGCGAACCCGTGTACGTCTACTCGCTCAAAGAGGGCATCAACGACGGCTTCCTCACCCCGTTCAAAGTCCGCCGTATGCAATCCACGCTCGACGAATATATTTACACATCAGACGACACGGTCATCGAAGGCGAAGTGGAAGCGGGCAAGCGCTACACCGAATCCGATTTCAACCGCATCATCGAGATCAAAGAGCGCGAAGCCGACCGCGTGCGGCGTTTCATGTCCGAGATCAACCAGAACGAAAAAGCCATCGTCTTCTGCGCCACACAAGATCACGCCGCCGCCGTCCGCGATTTGATCAATCAATTCAAGAAAAATCCCGACCCAATGTACTGCGTCCGCGTTACCGCCAACGACGGCGCGTTAGGCGAACAGTATCTTGAACAGTTCAAAGATAACGACCGCACCATCCCAACGATTCTCACCACCTCGCAAAAGTTGTCCACAGGCGTGGATGCGCGCAACATCCGCAACATCATCCTCATGCGCCCCATCAACTCGATGATCGAATTCAAACAGATCATCGGGCGCGGCACGCGTCTCTTCGACGGCAAAGAATATTTCACGATCTATGATTTCGTGGACGCGCATCACCACTTCGCCGATCCCGAATGGGACGGCGACCCCGAAGAACCCGTCGAGACGCCAGCACCGATTGACCGACCTCCGCGAAAAACCAAAGAACCGCCTGAAGGTTATGAGCCGAAAGTGAAACTCAAAATCAAACTGCGCGACGGCAAAGAACGCCAGATCGAACACATGTCGTCCACGTTGTATTACAGCGCGGACGGGCGACCTATCTCCGCCCAGCAATTTGTCGAAAATCTCTACGGCGTTCTGCCCGCCTTCTTCCAAAGCGAAGAGGAACTCCGCAAAATCTGGTCAAACCCTGTCACGCGCAAAACTTTGCTCGAAGAACTTGAAAAAGCGGGCTTCGGCAAAGAGGAACTGTCCATCGCGCAATCCCTGATCAACGCCGAGAACAGCGACCTGCTCGACGTGCTTGAATACATCTCCTTTTTACAGCCGCCCATCAGCCGCGAATTGCGCGTGGCAAAATCGCAAAGCAAAATCTTCGCCGCGTTAACCAACGAGCAAAAACAATTCGTCGAATTTGTGTTATCCAAATACATCGAGACGGGTGTCGAAGAACTTGATCAGGAAAAACTCCCCCATCTGCTCACGCTCAAATACAAAGCCATCGAAGACGCCAAGGAAATTCTAGGGACGATTGATTCGATCCGCAAATTGTTTGTAGAATTCCAGGGGCGTTTATATCAACCAATTACTTCCTCGTAA
- a CDS encoding N-6 DNA methylase: protein MFEQTFKNIDDKLWKDAGCSSELDYVEQTSWILFLKYLDDLEKDRADAAELAGKKYTPIVEKKFKWDVWAAPKLSNGGSSSATDADAQSPLRARIDHHKAMTGDDLIEFVNSQLFPYLKKFKNEDANTIEYKIGEIFSELKNKLQSGFNLREVINLVDELRFRSSKEKHEMSALYEDKIKNMGNAGRNGGEYYTPRALIRSIVKVVKPKIGETIYDGAVGSAGFLVEAFEYLKETEPAMGTKEARILQEKTFFGKEKKSLAYIIGIMNMILHGIEAPNILHTNTLAEDIRDIQEKDRYNVVLANPPFGGRERAEVQNNFPIKTGETAFLFLQHFIKSLKAGGRAGIVIKNTFLSNTDNASVSLRKQLLETCNLHTVLDLPGGVFTGAGVKTVVLFFDKGSATKKIWYYQLNLDRNLGKTNPLNENDLAEFVKLSASRTSATATSATTTSANGVLAEGPETPNSWNVDARKVAELADADLSVKNPHRKDETVLRAPAVILDEMKMLDEESAKILKSIEKML from the coding sequence TTGTTCGAGCAAACTTTCAAAAACATTGACGATAAATTGTGGAAGGATGCGGGTTGTTCCAGCGAGTTGGATTATGTGGAGCAGACTTCGTGGATTCTGTTCCTGAAGTATTTGGACGATCTGGAAAAGGATCGCGCGGATGCGGCGGAGTTGGCAGGCAAGAAGTATACGCCGATTGTCGAGAAGAAGTTCAAGTGGGATGTGTGGGCGGCTCCAAAGTTGAGCAATGGAGGCTCTTCGTCTGCGACTGATGCTGACGCTCAGTCTCCGCTCAGAGCGAGAATCGATCATCACAAAGCGATGACGGGCGATGATTTGATCGAGTTTGTGAATAGTCAGTTGTTTCCGTATTTGAAAAAGTTCAAGAACGAGGACGCGAATACGATCGAGTATAAGATCGGGGAAATTTTCAGCGAGTTGAAGAACAAACTGCAAAGCGGATTTAACTTGCGCGAGGTGATCAATCTCGTGGATGAATTGCGCTTCCGTTCGTCGAAGGAAAAGCATGAGATGAGCGCATTGTACGAGGATAAGATCAAGAACATGGGCAACGCGGGCAGGAACGGCGGCGAGTATTACACGCCGCGCGCGTTGATTCGATCCATCGTCAAGGTGGTGAAGCCCAAGATCGGCGAGACGATCTACGATGGCGCGGTTGGCTCGGCGGGGTTTTTGGTCGAGGCGTTTGAGTACCTCAAAGAAACAGAACCAGCTATGGGGACGAAAGAAGCGAGAATCCTTCAGGAGAAAACTTTTTTCGGCAAGGAGAAGAAGTCGCTGGCGTACATCATCGGCATTATGAATATGATCCTGCATGGCATCGAGGCGCCGAACATCCTGCACACCAACACGCTGGCGGAGGACATCCGCGATATTCAGGAGAAGGATCGTTACAACGTGGTGTTGGCGAACCCGCCCTTCGGCGGCAGGGAACGCGCCGAGGTGCAGAACAACTTCCCCATCAAGACGGGCGAGACGGCGTTTTTGTTTTTGCAACACTTCATCAAGAGTTTGAAGGCGGGCGGGCGCGCGGGCATCGTCATCAAGAATACGTTTTTGTCGAATACCGATAACGCTTCGGTGAGTTTGCGCAAGCAGTTGCTGGAGACGTGCAATCTGCATACGGTGTTGGATCTGCCAGGCGGCGTGTTTACAGGCGCGGGCGTGAAGACGGTGGTTTTGTTTTTTGATAAGGGTTCTGCTACCAAGAAGATTTGGTATTACCAGTTGAATTTGGATCGGAATTTGGGCAAGACCAACCCGTTGAACGAAAATGATCTGGCGGAGTTTGTGAAACTTTCTGCTTCGAGAACCTCAGCAACCGCAACCTCAGCAACCACAACCTCAGCAAACGGAGTTTTAGCGGAAGGTCCTGAAACGCCAAATAGTTGGAATGTGGATGCGCGAAAGGTGGCTGAGCTTGCCGATGCCGACCTTTCGGTAAAAAATCCGCATCGAAAAGATGAAACCGTTTTGCGCGCGCCTGCGGTCATTTTGGATGAGATGAAGATGCTGGATGAAGAGAGCGCGAAGATTTTGAAATCCATCGAGAAGATGTTATGA
- the nadE gene encoding NAD(+) synthase, whose product MKLAIAQINTTVGDLSGNVARILDAARSVASQNPDLIVFPELTVCGYPPRDILYDVSFVEAVQAATLDLARQAEGLPPLLVGSFAPAEQKLYQHPSLNNIAYLMHNGEMIVAQVKQLLPVYDVFYEPRWFIAGTKTLPPIDIAGRKVGVMICEDMWDEEYPIHPGADLKAMGAEMLVCISASPYRRGGGEGRLRHAKRQVETRPSSALRSAQDDEMPLVFVNLVGGNDELIFDGGSFVLGGEKLRMFEEDVRVIDLNTKDTKGTKEVQGEEEVFKALVLGLRDFANKNGLNHVFIGLSGGIDSSVAAVIAVEALGCERVTGVAIPSRFTDARSTESARELASRLGIGFEVVEMEKMHKAAEQAVGPERSGGVAGENIQARLRTVVLMSFVNQRGGFLINTSNKTELTLGYSTLYGDMAGAISPLGDLTKMEVYALARWINGARNSTSYSQSIPQFVMERKPSAELRENQVDPFEYEKISPEAEALVRSNQSNAAMRASEHKRWQACVILKVSGKSFGRGRLMPITRK is encoded by the coding sequence ATGAAACTTGCAATCGCGCAAATCAATACAACGGTGGGAGATTTATCGGGCAATGTCGCGCGGATATTGGATGCGGCGCGTTCGGTTGCGAGTCAAAACCCCGATCTGATCGTCTTCCCCGAATTGACCGTGTGCGGATATCCTCCGCGCGATATTTTGTATGACGTGTCATTCGTCGAAGCGGTTCAAGCCGCGACGTTGGACCTGGCTCGCCAAGCGGAAGGTTTGCCCCCGCTGTTGGTGGGATCGTTCGCGCCCGCCGAGCAGAAGCTGTATCAACATCCGTCGTTGAACAACATCGCGTACTTGATGCACAATGGGGAAATGATAGTCGCGCAGGTCAAGCAGTTGCTCCCAGTCTATGACGTGTTCTACGAGCCGCGCTGGTTCATCGCAGGGACGAAGACTCTGCCGCCGATTGACATCGCGGGGAGGAAGGTCGGTGTGATGATCTGCGAGGATATGTGGGATGAGGAATATCCCATCCACCCTGGTGCGGACTTGAAAGCCATGGGCGCGGAGATGTTGGTCTGCATTTCGGCGTCGCCGTATCGGAGAGGAGGAGGAGAGGGGAGGCTTCGTCATGCAAAACGACAGGTTGAAACTCGTCCTTCGTCTGCGCTACGCTCCGCTCAGGACGACGAGATGCCGCTGGTGTTCGTCAATCTCGTTGGCGGGAATGATGAATTGATTTTTGATGGGGGGAGTTTTGTATTAGGAGGGGAGAAGTTGAGGATGTTTGAGGAGGACGTTAGAGTTATTGATCTAAACACAAAGGACACGAAGGGCACAAAGGAAGTTCAAGGGGAGGAAGAAGTTTTCAAGGCTTTGGTGTTGGGATTGCGCGACTTCGCAAACAAGAACGGACTCAACCATGTGTTCATCGGCTTGTCGGGCGGAATCGATTCGTCGGTTGCGGCGGTGATCGCGGTGGAGGCGTTGGGATGTGAGCGCGTGACGGGAGTCGCCATCCCTTCGAGATTCACGGATGCGAGGTCAACCGAGTCGGCGCGGGAGTTGGCGAGTCGGCTGGGGATTGGATTTGAAGTGGTCGAAATGGAGAAAATGCACAAGGCGGCGGAGCAGGCTGTAGGTCCAGAAAGAAGCGGGGGAGTCGCGGGTGAGAATATCCAGGCGCGGCTGAGGACGGTCGTCCTGATGAGTTTCGTCAACCAGCGCGGAGGATTCCTGATCAACACGTCAAATAAGACTGAACTCACGCTGGGATATTCCACGTTGTACGGCGATATGGCTGGCGCGATCAGCCCGCTCGGCGATCTGACGAAGATGGAGGTGTATGCGCTGGCAAGATGGATAAACGGAGCGCGGAATTCTACATCGTACTCGCAGAGTATTCCGCAATTTGTGATGGAGAGAAAGCCCTCGGCGGAGTTGAGGGAGAATCAGGTTGACCCGTTCGAGTATGAGAAAATTTCTCCCGAAGCCGAAGCGCTGGTGCGGAGCAACCAAAGCAACGCCGCCATGCGCGCTAGCGAACATAAACGCTGGCAGGCGTGCGTGATCTTGAAGGTGAGCGGGAAGTCGTTTGGGAGGGGGAGACTGATGCCGATTACGAGGAAGTAA
- a CDS encoding restriction endonuclease subunit S — MKRDQVSGFRSKVEGSRLEGWKVERLGDVCEVFADGDWIESKDQSPKGIRLIQTGNVGNGVFKDRGEKARYISVETFKRLRCTEIFEGDCLISRLPDPVGRTCILPDTGERMITAVDCTIVRFDKNKIIPEFFNYYSQSVQYLNDIDHETTGTTRKRISRSKLAEVEIPLPPLPEQKRIVSLLDETFAALAQVGANAARNLVNAREVFEAELNVIFGNGRDWEEKRLFEIGETQTGTTPKTSEKKNYGDFIPFIKPADIDINGDGEIRYDNEGLSKTGLQKGRLMPENSVLMVCIGASIGKVGFADRNVSCNQQINTLTAGKGYSTKFFYYAMRSKNFYNSVIKNSAQATLPIINKSKWENLTVRFPKSLGEQRAIVQRLEGLAKESRRLEEVYRQKMEDVEELRKSVLREAFEGEL, encoded by the coding sequence ATGAAGAGGGATCAGGTTTCAGGTTTCAGGTCGAAGGTTGAAGGTTCAAGGTTGGAAGGTTGGAAAGTGGAAAGGCTAGGCGACGTTTGTGAAGTATTTGCTGACGGTGATTGGATTGAAAGTAAAGACCAATCACCAAAAGGAATCCGCCTAATTCAAACTGGCAATGTTGGAAATGGGGTTTTCAAGGACAGAGGTGAAAAAGCTCGCTACATTTCTGTTGAAACTTTCAAGAGATTGCGTTGCACAGAAATATTTGAGGGTGATTGTTTAATTTCAAGATTACCTGATCCTGTTGGAAGAACATGTATTTTGCCCGACACTGGCGAAAGAATGATTACAGCCGTAGATTGTACAATCGTTCGCTTCGACAAGAATAAAATTATTCCAGAATTTTTCAATTACTATTCTCAATCCGTTCAATATCTCAATGATATTGACCATGAAACAACTGGCACAACAAGAAAACGAATCAGCCGCAGTAAGTTAGCAGAAGTTGAAATCCCCCTCCCTCCCCTGCCCGAACAAAAGCGGATCGTGAGCCTGCTGGATGAGACGTTCGCGGCGCTGGCGCAAGTCGGCGCGAATGCGGCGCGGAATCTGGTCAACGCGCGGGAGGTGTTTGAGGCGGAGTTGAATGTCATTTTTGGGAATGGGAGGGATTGGGAAGAAAAAAGGTTATTTGAAATTGGAGAGACTCAAACTGGAACTACGCCAAAAACATCTGAAAAGAAAAATTATGGGGACTTTATTCCATTTATCAAACCTGCAGATATAGATATTAATGGAGATGGTGAAATTCGATACGACAACGAGGGGCTTAGTAAAACGGGCTTGCAAAAAGGCAGGCTGATGCCCGAGAATTCTGTGTTGATGGTATGTATTGGGGCAAGCATTGGTAAAGTTGGATTTGCTGATAGGAATGTGTCTTGTAACCAGCAAATAAATACGCTCACTGCTGGTAAAGGGTATTCTACAAAGTTCTTTTATTATGCAATGCGGAGCAAGAATTTCTACAACAGCGTAATAAAAAATTCCGCACAGGCAACGCTACCTATCATCAATAAAAGTAAATGGGAAAACCTTACTGTTAGATTTCCCAAATCACTCGGCGAGCAACGCGCCATCGTCCAGCGGCTGGAGGGGCTGGCGAAAGAATCGCGTCGGCTGGAGGAAGTGTATCGTCAAAAAATGGAGGATGTGGAAGAATTGAGGAAGAGTGTGTTGAGGGAGGCGTTTGAGGGAGAGTTGTAG
- a CDS encoding response regulator transcription factor — protein sequence MIRVLLKLSSPALRAGLQALLASDKTIKVVNDSLDEENEVDVIITSTSFASLSGLEPALPSSAGVLLLSDDQADVREMKRSSRVWGILPTDSSAEELTAAIHALSQGLIVGAPQLLFESEIEPVERGPLTERELEVLGLLAQGLANKQIAAELGISEHTVKFHVSSIYTKLDVTNRTEAVRAGLRGGWVAL from the coding sequence GTGATTCGCGTCTTGTTGAAACTTTCATCGCCCGCATTACGCGCTGGGTTGCAAGCCCTGCTCGCGTCTGATAAGACGATCAAAGTTGTCAACGATTCATTGGATGAAGAAAACGAAGTGGATGTGATCATCACATCCACTTCGTTCGCGTCTCTTTCGGGACTTGAGCCTGCTCTGCCCTCGTCGGCTGGAGTCCTCCTCCTGAGCGACGACCAGGCTGACGTCCGCGAGATGAAGCGTTCGTCCCGCGTGTGGGGAATCCTGCCGACGGATTCATCCGCTGAAGAGTTGACCGCCGCCATCCACGCGCTATCGCAGGGACTGATCGTCGGAGCGCCGCAGTTGTTATTTGAATCGGAAATCGAACCCGTAGAGCGCGGTCCGCTCACTGAGAGGGAATTGGAAGTGTTGGGGTTGTTGGCGCAGGGGTTGGCGAACAAACAGATCGCGGCCGAGTTGGGGATCAGCGAACACACCGTAAAATTTCACGTCTCTTCGATCTACACAAAATTGGATGTGACCAACCGCACCGAAGCCGTGCGCGCGGGTCTGCGCGGCGGGTGGGTCGCGTTGTGA
- a CDS encoding SET domain-containing protein-lysine N-methyltransferase, with product MVSMETLVIKTENKFRTLITKQQYKQGEVICAIPREKVVNKPNRFTVQIDRTEHTDVGKLAALNHSCDPNVILDTAKMQMVARRDIEKGEELSFFYPSTEWEMDAPFICLCGSANCIHVVAGARFLPLSTLEHHFLNKHIREEMIDLLNATEKNLPTA from the coding sequence ATGGTTTCAATGGAAACACTTGTGATCAAAACCGAAAATAAATTCAGAACTCTGATCACAAAACAGCAATACAAACAAGGGGAAGTGATCTGCGCAATCCCGCGCGAGAAAGTGGTCAACAAGCCGAATCGATTTACGGTTCAAATTGATCGCACCGAACACACGGATGTGGGCAAACTTGCCGCGTTGAATCACTCATGCGATCCGAACGTGATCCTCGATACCGCAAAGATGCAAATGGTGGCGCGACGCGACATCGAGAAGGGAGAGGAACTCTCGTTCTTCTATCCATCCACCGAATGGGAAATGGACGCGCCGTTCATCTGCCTGTGCGGATCGGCGAACTGCATCCACGTCGTCGCGGGCGCGCGCTTCCTGCCCCTCTCCACGCTGGAACATCACTTCCTCAACAAACACATCCGCGAAGAGATGATTGACTTGCTCAACGCCACCGAAAAGAATTTGCCCACCGCGTAA
- a CDS encoding adenylyltransferase/cytidyltransferase family protein codes for MPAKKYSRIGMIARWKPVHLGHAAILRALCQSGEEVRVGIGSSNRYNARNPFTLDETRDMIQLVLADFSNYQIIPVPDLDDGPRWRVMVKDLFGELDVFATANPYVASLLRDDYRVIPPVELIPLRERVPAEGSDVRRAMARGDDWESLVPNVIAEYIKSNRLDQRFREEFGLETLAMMTVV; via the coding sequence ATGCCCGCAAAAAAATATTCTCGCATCGGCATGATCGCGCGCTGGAAGCCTGTCCATCTTGGGCATGCCGCGATTTTGCGGGCGTTGTGTCAAAGTGGGGAAGAGGTACGCGTCGGCATCGGCAGTTCCAATCGCTACAATGCGCGCAACCCGTTCACGCTCGATGAAACGCGCGACATGATTCAACTCGTCCTTGCGGACTTTTCAAATTATCAAATCATTCCCGTTCCCGATCTGGATGACGGTCCGCGGTGGCGCGTGATGGTGAAGGATTTGTTTGGGGAGTTGGATGTGTTTGCGACGGCGAATCCATACGTGGCGAGTCTGCTCAGGGACGACTACCGCGTCATTCCGCCCGTCGAGTTGATTCCGCTTCGGGAGCGCGTACCAGCCGAAGGGTCCGATGTGAGGCGTGCGATGGCGCGAGGTGACGATTGGGAGTCGCTTGTCCCGAACGTCATCGCAGAGTATATTAAGTCGAATCGTCTGGACCAAAGATTTCGCGAGGAGTTTGGGTTGGAGACGTTGGCGATGATGACGGTGGTTTAA